One window of Solwaraspora sp. WMMA2056 genomic DNA carries:
- a CDS encoding type I polyketide synthase, translating into MSTALEPRELVIAYDPCGHIESSPRIAGAVRRGGGIGVLDLADGSARSMRALDQLVAWSAEPVAVRVPANCLASLDDVEQVTGGRIDLVVVTGELPWRLDHLVARYRVLAEVTSLTAARTAVGAGVHGLIARGMESGGEVGELSTFILVQQLVAADLGVPVWALGGIGPHTAAACVAGGAAGVVLDTQLALMPESDLPTDVLATIGRMDGSEAVLVDGFRGVARTPRRPGTTAPPQRADLLPVGQDGWLAAEFRRRWADSAAAVRGLRAAIVEAVTDGTAADVLRPDGPLAQALGLRVPVAQGPMTRVSDEAGFAAAVAADGALPFIALALATAGRTEEMLTATAARLGDRPWGVGVLGFAPDDIRTAQLEVIRRVRPGFAIIAGGRPPQAKELEREGIRTFLHVPSPGLLRQFLRSGARRFIFEGAECGGHVGPRASFPLWEAQLAVLADHLDTVPAEQAADVQVFFAGGIHDDRSAAMVAAMAAPLTRRGVQIGVLMGTAYLFTTEAVDHGAIRPAFSRMARSATRTALLETAPGHVTRCLHSDFVDDFHALRVELESAGLANRQIWEHLELLNVGRLRIASKGKKRDGDALVEVDEATQLSEGLFMAGQVAVLRDSETTVADLHRTVTDQAAAFHQIRAGTLRDAWAAPVPEQDAAPLDIAVVGMACMLPNSPDLAAFWRTVLDSVDAVTEVPPHRWNPDIYYAPEVGPGQTGRISVSKWGGFLAEVPFDAIAYGIPPAALASIDPTQLLALEVSQRALVDAGYTPGHDGVDHSRTGVIFGAEAGSDMGHAQTLRTMLPAYLADVPAELDDQLPTVTEDSFPGILANVIAGRVANRLDLGGPNYTVDAACASSLAAMDAACKELASGGSDLMICGGADLHNGINDYLMFTSAHALSPTGRCRSFDSTGDGIALGEGVAAVVLKRLSDAERDGDRIYAVIKGLGGSSDGRALGLTAPRADGQRRALDRAYRQAGVSPAQVGLIEAHGTGTVVGDRTELETLTTVFNEAGATPGSCTLGSVKSQIGHTKCVAGLAGLIKASLALYTGVRPPTLHLTRPNPAWHPDHSPFAFYTQARPWATPAAERIAGVSAFGFGGTNFHAVLAAYPNAPEPRHARDDWPAELFCFRAGDRAGAHQGVRQLLATFDTRDRMGRRWRLRDLAAAQSRESETRSGPVQVAVVASDLDELAGLLRRALDGDHDPAVGLHQPAATQTGGKVAFLFPGQGSQRPGALADLFVAFPELRRFLDLGRDLAGPLFPPAAFDPEGDRGQQERVRDTRVAQPVLGIGGLAMHHLLGRVNVRPDLAGGHSYGELVALCAAGSFDDRTLLTLSRQRAEAILAAAGTDPGTMAAVAATADRISEILSAARLSDEVVLANHNGPQQVVISGPTSAVRQAVTALKAGGVSARPIPVACAFHSPVVAGGVSAFRSVLAGHRVAAPAFPVWSNRTADSYPTNPEAVRDELAGQIAAPVRFVDEIESMYAAGARIFVEAGPGQVLSRLVDAVLGERPHLAVSVEGRRDGGLRGFLSTLAELACAGVPVQTGWLFRGRRTAEVTASASSTRPIWTVDGQLVRDQHGRPLPGGMTPPRQIKELSMTASTEAGNGHGHGIVSGDGNGAGPLAGNGNGNGVAHVAGNGNGISHHPGTGDGVRHVAGAVAGYRDGRDELISEFLRTSRDLIASQRDVLLAYFGERPTAGNGWVEPAAYQSMVAQPAIAAPSHYPEVVVPPSAATVTDAPTIPASPAVSSAPPAPAVRPAPLAPAVQPAASPRAEVAEDPAVAGSAVRAVAAAPVAAPAAPVTTATVTATVAVRPSVEVAQFQEAILAVLSERTGYPVDLIELDLDLEADLSIDSIKRAEVAGEVATRLRLSVDGDESELEDLVRARTVRTMVAWLAEKMAAAPTPVAPAAPVTAPDPAPAVTAPAVTATAVPTHAAAAPAVAAPSPAAVPVPASAPSVEVAQFQEAILAVLSERTGYPVDLIELDLDLEADLSIDSIKRAEVAGEVATRLRLSVDGDESELEDLVRARTVRTMVAWLAEKMAADQAPEAAPAAAAPPTGSGPDRAAAPRRLVARPVPATGAVVAPEALAGTRFLITGGSAALAPLAEQLAQRGAAGATGSIHAGGTDQVAGYDGVIILDGLSDSGGPLLPGIFPFIKQALAGGVRWLIAAGTAGPRTDGFAGLFRTISREYPQVSATYLEVPAGADHSRLATGLVTELLSGGQTPIVTWSTTGRQTVDLASVDLGPLAAGGAGPAGDGAAEAQAIGLDQDSVVVLVGGARGITPWFARTLAAASRCRIELVGRTPLPEETEPPALAAAADKPALRAALVAQGMRAPAEIDRAATAILAAREVRATLDELRELGSQVRYHSLDVTDADATRQLLKEIQGERGRIDGLVYAAGRIEDKLIAEKDPASFDRVFQTKVQGAMTVLDALRDGADPRFVVLFGSIAAAYGNRGQSDYAAANDALDRIGGRWAADTGVRCLTVHWGPWAPGSVHGGMVSAELSREYARRGIDLIDPEEGALSLLRELAWGDPAVTSVVYTASGW; encoded by the coding sequence ATGAGTACTGCACTCGAGCCGCGCGAACTGGTGATCGCCTACGACCCGTGCGGCCACATCGAGTCGAGCCCACGCATCGCCGGTGCGGTGCGCCGGGGCGGCGGAATCGGCGTGCTCGACCTGGCTGACGGGTCGGCACGCTCCATGCGCGCGTTGGACCAGCTCGTCGCCTGGTCGGCGGAGCCGGTCGCCGTCCGGGTGCCGGCCAACTGCCTGGCCTCGCTCGACGACGTCGAGCAGGTCACCGGCGGCCGGATCGATCTGGTGGTGGTCACCGGCGAGCTGCCGTGGCGCCTCGACCACCTGGTCGCCCGCTACCGGGTGCTCGCCGAAGTGACCAGTCTCACGGCCGCCCGTACGGCGGTCGGAGCCGGCGTGCACGGCCTGATCGCCCGGGGCATGGAGTCCGGTGGCGAGGTCGGCGAGCTGAGCACCTTCATCCTGGTGCAACAGTTGGTGGCGGCCGACCTCGGCGTACCCGTCTGGGCCCTAGGCGGCATCGGCCCGCACACCGCCGCAGCCTGCGTGGCCGGCGGTGCGGCCGGCGTCGTGCTGGACACCCAGCTCGCGCTGATGCCCGAATCGGACCTGCCCACCGACGTGCTGGCCACGATCGGCCGGATGGACGGATCCGAAGCCGTCCTGGTCGACGGCTTCCGCGGCGTCGCCCGGACCCCCCGACGCCCCGGCACGACCGCGCCACCGCAACGCGCCGATCTGCTGCCCGTCGGTCAGGACGGCTGGCTCGCCGCCGAGTTCCGGCGACGGTGGGCCGACAGCGCCGCCGCCGTACGGGGCCTGCGGGCCGCCATCGTCGAGGCCGTGACCGACGGCACCGCCGCCGACGTACTGCGACCCGACGGCCCCCTGGCCCAGGCACTGGGGCTGCGGGTGCCGGTCGCCCAAGGACCGATGACCCGGGTCAGCGACGAGGCCGGCTTCGCCGCGGCGGTCGCCGCCGACGGAGCCCTGCCGTTCATCGCGCTGGCACTGGCCACCGCCGGGCGTACCGAGGAGATGCTCACCGCGACCGCCGCCCGCCTCGGTGACCGACCGTGGGGTGTCGGTGTGCTCGGCTTCGCCCCCGACGACATCCGCACCGCGCAACTGGAGGTGATCAGGCGGGTCCGCCCCGGGTTCGCGATCATCGCCGGCGGGCGGCCGCCTCAGGCCAAGGAGCTGGAACGGGAGGGGATCCGCACCTTCCTGCACGTGCCGTCGCCCGGCCTGCTGCGGCAGTTCCTGCGGTCCGGGGCACGGCGGTTCATCTTCGAAGGCGCCGAATGCGGCGGCCACGTCGGTCCACGGGCCAGCTTCCCGCTGTGGGAGGCGCAGCTGGCCGTCCTCGCCGACCATCTCGACACCGTCCCGGCCGAGCAGGCCGCCGACGTGCAGGTGTTCTTCGCCGGTGGCATCCACGACGACCGCTCGGCGGCGATGGTCGCCGCCATGGCGGCACCACTGACCCGACGCGGGGTGCAGATCGGGGTGCTGATGGGCACCGCCTACCTGTTCACCACCGAGGCGGTCGACCATGGTGCGATCCGTCCGGCGTTCTCCCGGATGGCCCGCTCGGCGACCCGCACCGCGCTGCTGGAGACCGCTCCCGGGCACGTGACCCGCTGCCTGCACAGCGACTTCGTCGATGACTTCCACGCCCTGCGGGTCGAGCTGGAGTCGGCCGGGCTGGCCAACCGGCAGATCTGGGAGCACCTCGAACTGCTCAACGTCGGGCGGCTGCGGATCGCCAGCAAGGGCAAGAAGCGCGACGGCGACGCTCTGGTCGAGGTCGACGAGGCCACCCAGCTCAGTGAAGGGCTGTTCATGGCCGGGCAGGTCGCGGTGCTGCGCGACAGCGAGACGACGGTGGCCGACCTGCACCGTACGGTCACCGACCAGGCGGCCGCCTTCCACCAGATCCGTGCCGGGACGCTGCGTGACGCCTGGGCCGCGCCGGTACCGGAACAGGACGCCGCGCCGCTGGACATCGCCGTCGTCGGGATGGCCTGCATGCTGCCGAACTCGCCGGATCTGGCGGCCTTCTGGCGGACGGTGCTCGACAGCGTCGACGCCGTCACCGAGGTCCCGCCCCACCGCTGGAATCCGGACATCTACTACGCGCCAGAGGTCGGCCCCGGCCAGACCGGCCGGATCAGCGTCTCCAAGTGGGGCGGCTTCCTCGCCGAGGTGCCCTTCGACGCGATCGCGTACGGGATCCCGCCCGCCGCGCTGGCCAGCATCGACCCGACCCAGCTGCTGGCCCTGGAGGTCTCGCAGCGGGCCCTGGTCGACGCCGGCTACACGCCCGGTCACGACGGGGTCGACCATTCCCGGACCGGTGTGATCTTCGGCGCCGAGGCCGGCAGCGACATGGGGCACGCACAGACGCTGCGGACGATGCTGCCGGCGTACCTGGCGGACGTCCCTGCGGAACTGGACGACCAGCTGCCGACGGTGACCGAGGACTCGTTCCCCGGCATCCTGGCCAACGTCATCGCCGGACGGGTCGCCAACCGGCTGGACCTCGGCGGACCCAACTACACGGTCGACGCCGCGTGCGCCTCGTCGCTGGCCGCCATGGACGCGGCCTGCAAGGAACTCGCCTCCGGCGGCAGCGACCTGATGATCTGCGGCGGTGCCGACCTGCACAACGGCATCAACGACTACCTGATGTTCACCTCGGCGCACGCCCTGTCGCCGACCGGTCGCTGCCGGTCCTTCGACAGCACCGGCGACGGCATCGCGCTCGGCGAGGGCGTCGCCGCCGTCGTGCTCAAGCGACTGTCCGACGCCGAGCGGGACGGGGACCGGATCTACGCGGTGATCAAGGGCCTCGGTGGCTCCAGCGACGGTCGGGCACTCGGCCTGACCGCGCCACGGGCGGACGGCCAGCGGCGCGCGTTGGACCGCGCGTACCGACAGGCCGGGGTCTCCCCGGCGCAGGTCGGCCTGATCGAGGCGCACGGCACCGGAACCGTCGTCGGCGACCGTACCGAGCTGGAGACGTTGACCACTGTGTTCAACGAGGCCGGCGCGACACCGGGCAGCTGCACCCTCGGCTCGGTGAAGTCGCAGATCGGCCACACCAAGTGCGTCGCCGGACTCGCCGGCCTGATCAAGGCCTCGCTGGCGCTGTACACCGGCGTACGGCCACCGACCCTGCACCTGACCCGGCCCAATCCAGCATGGCACCCCGACCACAGCCCGTTCGCCTTCTACACCCAGGCCCGGCCGTGGGCCACGCCGGCGGCCGAGCGGATCGCCGGGGTGAGCGCGTTCGGCTTCGGCGGCACCAACTTCCACGCGGTGCTCGCCGCGTACCCCAACGCCCCGGAGCCACGGCACGCCCGGGACGACTGGCCGGCCGAGCTGTTCTGCTTCCGCGCCGGGGACCGGGCCGGTGCCCACCAGGGCGTTCGGCAGCTGCTGGCCACCTTCGACACCCGCGACCGGATGGGTCGGCGCTGGCGGCTGCGCGACCTCGCCGCCGCCCAGTCCCGCGAGAGCGAGACCCGTTCCGGGCCGGTGCAGGTCGCCGTCGTCGCCAGTGACCTCGACGAACTCGCCGGCCTGCTGCGGCGGGCGCTCGACGGTGACCACGACCCGGCCGTCGGCCTGCACCAGCCGGCCGCTACCCAGACCGGCGGCAAGGTCGCCTTCCTGTTCCCGGGCCAGGGCAGTCAACGGCCCGGCGCGCTGGCCGACCTCTTCGTCGCCTTCCCGGAGCTACGCCGGTTCCTCGACCTCGGTCGTGATCTCGCCGGTCCGCTGTTCCCACCGGCCGCCTTCGACCCCGAGGGCGACCGTGGCCAGCAGGAGCGGGTCCGCGACACCCGGGTCGCGCAACCCGTACTGGGAATCGGCGGGCTGGCCATGCACCACCTGCTCGGCCGGGTCAACGTGCGTCCCGACCTGGCCGGCGGACACAGCTACGGCGAACTGGTCGCCCTCTGCGCCGCCGGCTCGTTCGACGACCGTACCCTGTTGACCTTGAGCCGGCAGCGGGCCGAGGCGATTCTCGCGGCGGCCGGCACCGACCCCGGCACCATGGCGGCGGTCGCCGCCACCGCGGACCGGATCAGCGAGATCCTGTCCGCAGCAAGACTGTCCGACGAGGTCGTCCTGGCCAACCACAACGGCCCGCAGCAGGTGGTGATCTCCGGACCCACGTCGGCGGTACGTCAGGCGGTGACCGCGCTCAAGGCGGGCGGTGTCTCAGCGCGGCCGATCCCGGTGGCCTGCGCGTTCCACAGCCCGGTGGTGGCCGGCGGTGTGTCGGCGTTCCGGTCCGTCCTGGCCGGCCACCGGGTGGCCGCGCCGGCCTTCCCGGTCTGGTCGAACCGCACGGCCGACAGCTATCCGACCAACCCCGAGGCGGTACGCGACGAGCTGGCCGGCCAGATCGCCGCACCGGTGCGGTTCGTCGACGAGATCGAGTCGATGTACGCCGCCGGGGCCCGGATCTTCGTCGAGGCCGGCCCAGGTCAGGTGCTCAGCCGGCTGGTCGACGCGGTACTCGGCGAGCGGCCGCATCTGGCCGTGTCCGTCGAAGGCCGGCGGGACGGCGGGCTACGCGGTTTCCTGTCCACCCTCGCCGAGCTGGCGTGCGCCGGTGTCCCGGTGCAGACCGGCTGGCTGTTCCGGGGCCGTCGGACCGCCGAGGTCACCGCATCGGCCTCGTCGACCCGGCCGATCTGGACGGTCGACGGGCAGTTGGTCCGCGATCAGCACGGCCGGCCGCTGCCCGGCGGCATGACGCCTCCCCGACAAATCAAGGAGCTGTCGATGACTGCATCCACCGAGGCCGGAAACGGCCATGGTCATGGCATCGTGTCCGGTGACGGTAACGGGGCCGGGCCGCTGGCCGGCAACGGCAACGGCAACGGTGTCGCGCACGTGGCCGGCAACGGCAACGGAATCAGCCATCATCCAGGCACCGGCGACGGTGTCCGGCATGTCGCTGGTGCCGTGGCTGGTTACCGGGACGGGCGCGACGAACTGATCAGCGAGTTCCTGCGGACGAGTCGGGACCTGATCGCCTCCCAACGGGACGTGCTGCTGGCGTACTTCGGGGAGCGGCCGACAGCCGGCAACGGGTGGGTCGAACCTGCGGCGTACCAGTCGATGGTGGCCCAGCCGGCGATCGCCGCGCCGAGCCACTATCCCGAGGTGGTGGTGCCGCCCAGCGCGGCGACGGTGACGGACGCGCCAACCATCCCAGCGTCGCCTGCTGTCTCGTCGGCACCGCCGGCACCCGCCGTCCGCCCGGCTCCGCTGGCACCCGCCGTCCAGCCAGCTGCGTCGCCGCGTGCGGAGGTGGCCGAGGACCCGGCGGTCGCCGGTAGTGCCGTTCGGGCCGTGGCCGCCGCGCCGGTAGCGGCCCCTGCGGCCCCGGTCACAACGGCGACGGTGACCGCGACGGTCGCGGTACGGCCGTCGGTGGAGGTGGCGCAGTTCCAGGAGGCGATCCTGGCGGTGTTGAGTGAGCGGACCGGGTATCCGGTGGATCTGATCGAGTTGGATCTGGATCTTGAGGCGGATCTGAGTATTGATTCGATCAAGCGGGCTGAGGTTGCGGGTGAGGTGGCGACCCGGTTGCGGTTGTCGGTGGATGGTGACGAGTCGGAGTTGGAGGATCTGGTGCGGGCCCGGACGGTCCGGACCATGGTGGCGTGGCTGGCCGAGAAGATGGCCGCCGCACCCACCCCCGTCGCACCGGCCGCACCGGTGACCGCACCGGACCCGGCACCTGCTGTCACGGCACCTGCTGTCACGGCGACCGCTGTCCCCACGCATGCTGCCGCTGCGCCGGCTGTCGCCGCGCCGTCGCCGGCTGCGGTTCCGGTTCCGGCGTCGGCGCCGTCGGTGGAGGTGGCGCAGTTCCAGGAGGCGATCCTGGCGGTGTTGAGTGAGCGGACCGGGTATCCGGTGGATCTGATCGAGTTGGATCTGGATCTTGAGGCGGATCTGAGTATTGATTCGATCAAGCGGGCTGAGGTTGCGGGTGAGGTGGCGACCCGGTTGCGGTTGTCGGTGGATGGTGACGAGTCGGAGTTGGAGGATCTGGTGCGGGCCCGGACGGTCCGGACCATGGTGGCGTGGCTGGCCGAGAAGATGGCCGCCGACCAGGCACCCGAGGCGGCTCCGGCGGCGGCCGCCCCGCCGACCGGGTCCGGCCCCGACCGCGCCGCGGCACCCCGTCGACTCGTCGCTCGGCCGGTGCCGGCCACCGGCGCGGTGGTCGCGCCCGAGGCGCTCGCCGGCACCCGCTTCCTGATCACCGGCGGGTCAGCGGCGCTGGCACCGCTGGCCGAGCAGCTCGCCCAGCGCGGCGCGGCAGGTGCCACCGGCTCGATCCACGCTGGCGGGACGGACCAGGTGGCCGGCTACGACGGCGTGATCATCCTGGACGGGCTGAGCGACAGCGGCGGACCGCTGCTGCCCGGCATCTTCCCGTTCATCAAGCAGGCCCTCGCCGGTGGGGTGCGGTGGCTGATCGCGGCCGGCACCGCCGGTCCGCGTACCGACGGTTTCGCCGGTCTGTTCCGCACCATCAGCCGGGAGTACCCGCAGGTCTCGGCGACCTACCTGGAAGTGCCAGCGGGTGCCGACCACAGCCGCCTTGCCACCGGTCTGGTCACCGAACTGCTCAGCGGCGGGCAGACCCCGATCGTCACCTGGTCGACAACCGGCCGGCAGACCGTCGACCTGGCCTCGGTCGATCTCGGCCCGCTCGCCGCAGGCGGTGCCGGCCCGGCCGGTGACGGCGCCGCCGAGGCCCAGGCGATCGGTCTGGACCAGGACTCGGTGGTGGTGCTCGTCGGCGGTGCCCGAGGCATCACCCCCTGGTTCGCCCGTACCCTGGCCGCCGCGAGCCGATGCCGCATCGAGCTGGTCGGCCGGACCCCGCTGCCGGAGGAGACGGAGCCCCCGGCGCTGGCCGCCGCCGCCGACAAGCCGGCGCTGCGAGCCGCGCTGGTGGCCCAGGGGATGCGGGCACCGGCGGAGATCGACCGCGCGGCGACGGCGATCCTGGCCGCCCGGGAGGTCCGCGCGACCCTGGACGAACTTCGGGAACTCGGCAGTCAGGTGCGCTACCACAGCCTCGACGTCACCGACGCCGACGCCACCCGGCAACTGCTCAAGGAGATCCAGGGCGAGCGCGGACGCATCGACGGTCTGGTCTACGCGGCCGGCCGGATCGAGGACAAGCTGATCGCCGAGAAGGACCCCGCGTCGTTCGACCGGGTGTTCCAGACGAAGGTGCAGGGCGCGATGACGGTGCTCGACGCACTGCGCGACGGTGCCGATCCACGCTTCGTGGTGCTGTTCGGCAGCATCGCAGCCGCGTACGGCAACCGGGGCCAGAGCGACTACGCCGCCGCCAACGACGCGCTCGACCGGATCGGCGGCCGCTGGGCGGCCGACACCGGGGTGCGCTGCCTGACCGTGCACTGGGGGCCGTGGGCTCCGGGCTCCGTACACGGCGGGATGGTCAGCGCCGAACTGAGCCGGGAGTACGCCCGCCGGGGCATCGACCTGATCGATCCCGAGGAGGGCGCGCTGAGTCTGCTGCGTGAGCTCGCCTGGGGCGACCCGGCGGTCACCTCCGTGGTCTACACCGCCTCGGGATGGTGA